The stretch of DNA GAGGCGACAGTTCAGGCGATTACAAAGGCTTTAGGATTTAAATTTCGTTGGGATGATAAAGCCAAAGAATGGGCGCACGCTTCAGCCGCGGTTATTCTGACTCCTGACGGAACGATTTCGCGATATTTGCCGGGAATTCAGTTCCAGCCGCAAGATATCAAATTGGCTTTAAATGAGGCGACCGAAGGTAAGATCGGTAACTTCGTAGAACACTTGGTTTTATATTGTTTTAAGTATGACCCACAACAGAGCAAATACACTTTAGCCGCCTTCAATGTTATGCAGGTGGGTGGCGCGGTGATGGTTCTGGTGATGGCATTATGGTTATTGCCGGTTTATATTCGTTCTAAAAGAGCGAAGAACAAGTCGGCGGGGAGATAAAAGTACATGATGTGGTTTAATATAGCGAAGGCCCAATCCTTCATGCCCACACAAGCAACCGAGATTGCGAAGCAGGTCGATAATCTGTATGGTTTCTTGTTGATCACAAGTTTAATTGCCTGCGTTCTTGTCATCGGGGGTATGATCTATTTCGTTTGGAAATATCGTCGTAGAACTCCGAATGATAAGACCGCCTACATTTCTCACAATACATTCCTTGAGTTCTTGTGGTCATTCATTCCACTAGTGATCTTTTTGGCGGTGTTCGTATGGGGTTGGTATATTTACCACGAAATGCGCTCAATGCCTAAAAATGCGTTGGAGATTAACGTCCTTGGTAAACAATGGGCGTGGGAAGTTGAATACAAGAACGGTTATAAAACTGTGAACGAAGTGGTTGTGCCTATCGACCAAGACGTGAAGCTGATCCTGTCTTCAAACGACGTGATCCATTCCTTCTTCGTCCCTTCTTTCCGTATTAAGCAAGACGCCGTTCCAGGTCGTTATACAGCTTTGTGGTTCCGCGCCAACAAACTGGGTGAATTCCACATCTTCTGTACAGAGTACTGCGGAACTTCGCATTCAGGCATGATTGGTAAGTTGAAAGTCGTTTCTCGTGAAGACTTCGATAAATACTTAGAAGTGGGTCAAGAGGAGCGCAACCTGCCACTAGCGAAAAAGGGTGAAAAACTTTTCGCCGTGAAGGCTTGTGCTTCTTGTCACTCGGTTAATTCGCCAGCGACGATGGTCGGTCCTTCTTTATTCCAAAAATTTGGTCATGAAGAAGAAATGAATGATGGAACCAAAATCAAGTTCGACGAAAACTATATCCGCGAATCGATCTTAGAGCCGAACAAGCACGTTGTTAAAGGTTTCCAAGGCGGTATTATGCCGACTTTCCAAGGTCAGATTAATGAAAACGAACTCAACGCCCTTGTTGAGTACATCAAGGAATTGAAGTAAGGAGCGCACCCACATGGCTACAAAATCAGCTCATCACGGTGACAATTATATTAATTTTGAAAAAGGCCTTTGGTCTTGGCTAACGACTGTCGACCATAAGCGTATCGGCTTGATGTACATGATCACTGTCATGTTCTTCTTCTTTGTCGGTGGGGTTATGGCCCTGTTGTTGCGTTTGGAACTTTTCACTCACAACACGGTTGCGAACTCGGGACAGATTCTTAAAAACGGCGACGTTTATAATCAGGTACTGACTTATCACGGGGCGATCATGGTCTTCATGGTTATCATCCCGGGTATCCCAGCGATCTTGGGTAACTTCTTCTTGCCTCTTCAATTGGGTGCAAAAGACGTGGCCTTCCCGAAAATCAACTTGGCCAGCTGGTACTGCTTTATGTTCGGTGCCTTGCTCGCGATTTTGACTTTCTTCTTTAAGAAAATCGACACGGGTTGGACTTTCTATACTCCGTACTCTATCCGCACGGGTACTGCGACGGTGATGATGGTTCTAGGTGCCTTCGTTATGGGTATGTCTTCCATCCTGACCGGTTTGAACTTCATCGTAACAGTTCATAAACTTCGCGCGCCGGGCATGACCATGCATCGTATGCCATTGTTTGTTTGGGCGCTTTATTCAACAGCAATCCTCCAGATGCTTGCGACCCCGGTACTGGGAATCACACTGCTTCTTTTGGCTGTCGAAAAAATCTTTGGTGTTGGTATCTTTGATCCAGCTTTGGGTGGGGATCCGGTTTTGTTCCAGCATTTCTTCTGGTTCTATTCGCATCCGGCGGTTTACATCATGATTTTACCAGCCATGGGTGTGGTGTCTGAGTTGATCTCTTGCTTCTCTCGCAAAGTGATCTTCGGTTACACGGCGATTGCATACTCTTCACTGGGTATCGCGGCGGTCTCGTTCTTCGTATGGGGACATCACATGTTCGTTTCAGGTCAGTCTGAAACAGCGGGTATTTTGTTCTCTTTCATTACGATGCTGGTCGGGGTTCCCACAGCAATCAAAATGTTCAACTGGGTCTCGACGCTTTATAAAGGTTCGGTCTCTTTTGATTCACCGATGTTGTTCGCCCTTGGATTTTTATTCTTGTTTGCGATTGGTGGCGTGACAGGTATCATGCTGGCAACTTTACCAATCGACGTTCACTTCCATGATACTTACTTCGTCGTAGCCCATTTCCATTACGTGATGGTGGGTGGTACGTTGATGGCGCTCATGGGTGGGTTCTATTACTGGTTCCCGAAAATGTTCGGTAAGATGTTCAATGAATCTATTGCGCGTCTTTCTTTTGTGTTCATCTTCATCGGTTTCAACGTGACGTTCTTCCCGCAATTCATCTTGGGTGCGATGGGTATGCCACGTCGTTATTTCGATTACATCCCGGCTTATGAAACCTTGAATCGTATTTCGACAGTGGGTTCTTGGTTGATCCTTACTGGATTCTTGCTGGGTCTTTGGACGATTGTTCAAGGGATCCGTAAAGGTGAAAAAGCCGGTATCAATCCTTGGGGTTCAAAAACTTTGGAGTGGACAACGACGTCTCCTCCTCCTCACGACAACTTTGCGGTAGAACCTATCGTAACTGCGGGGCCTTATGAGTACAGATAATACAATGCACGGACACGGCACACCTAGAGCGCACGTTTCGCACCACTTCAAAACCGCGGAACAAGAATACCAATCTGGTAAAGAAGGTATCTGGCTGTTCATGGTGACAGAGATTTTGATGTTCGGTGCGATCCTTGTGGGTTACGGGATCTTCCATAACATCTATCCTGATATGTTCTCTGAAGGGGCGAAAACTCTGGATTGGAAAATGGGTTTCATCAATACCCTGGTTCTGATCTTCTCTTCTTTCACCATGGCGATTTCGATTTCCTTCATCCAGAAGAATCAAACTAAGAACGCGGCGATTGCTCTAGCAACGACGGTTCTGTGTGGTGCGATCTTCATGTGTATTAAGTACTTCGAATACTCACATAAGTTTCACTTAGGTCTTTACCCAGGTCGTTACTTAGATGTTGCTAAAGTCGGTGCGGAACACGCCAACCTTGGTATGTACTTCGGATTCTATTACGTGATGACAGGTCTGCATGGTCTGCACGTTTTGATCGGTATGGGTTTGATCACATGGCTTTTGATCAGAACCATCCGCGGGGACTTCCACTCTCAATACTGGATTCCAGTAGAGGGTGTGGGTATCTTCTGGCACATCGTCGACTTGATCTGGATCTTCTTATTTCCGCTTCTTTATTTGGTGGGGTAACAAATGGCACATCACAATCACGAACATAACGACGCTAACGTTCTTCACCCGCACATCACGCCCATGTCGACTTACCTTAAAGTCGGCGGCGCGTTGTTTGGATTAACTTTCCTGACGGTCATTGCGCATCAGTTCCATCATCAAATGGGTGCTTTTGCTGCGGTGGTGGCGTTTGCGATCGCTTTGGTCAAAGCCATTCTGGTTTTGTTGTACTTCATGCATTTGAAGGACGACACCAACATCAACCGTCTTATCTTTGCTTCGGGATTCTTTTTCTTGGCAGTATTGTTATTCTTTAGTGCCTTGGATATCTGGACTCGTGTTGTAGAGATCAGTCCGCTTTAGTCTAAGTCGTGCTTAAGACCTACGCGGATCTTACCAAGTTTGGCATAGTCGTATTCTCAGTTCTTACGGGACTCGTCGGCTATGCCACTGGATTTCAGATCGAACACACTTTCGACTGGATCCTCTTTTTCAAAGTCATTGCTGGTATCTATTGCATCAGCTCAGGCTCATTAGCATTAAATCAAGTTCAAGAGTGGAAATTAGATCAGAAAATGCCAAGAACCGCGAAGCGTCCCATTGCTTCCGGTAAAATCAAACCTGCGGCAGCCGGAATTATGGCTTTGGTTTTGATCTTTGTGGGTTCGCAGCTTTTATTTGAAGTTCAACCTGTTGCCGGTTGGGTGGGGCTTTTTTGTATCTTCCTTTACAATGTGGCTTACACCATGTGGTGGAAACGTCGTTGGGTTTTTGCAGCTGTGCCGGGTGCAATCCCGGGGGCTTTACCGGTGACGATTGGTTATGCGGCGGCAAATCCTGATATTTTCAATGCCGAATCATTGTATCTGTTTTTAATTATGTTCTTATGGCAAATGCCGCACTTTTGGGTTTTAGCGATTAAGTACAAAGATGATTACGCCAAGGGTGGCATCCCGACATTGCCCGTGGCTTTGGGGATGGATCGCAGTCTTTTTCAAATCGGTCTTTATACTTTTGCGTATGTGGGTGTGGCATTAGCCGCGCCTTTATTTGTTCACGCAAGTTGGATGTTCGTGCTTTTGACGTTCCCCTTTGCGTTTAAGCTTTTGCAAGAATTTTATCGTTATTATAAATCTAACGGCACAGAACGCTGGCTCGCGTTTTTCATGTGGCTGAATGTTTCGATGTTGGTGTTTCTGGTAATCCCAGTCATCGACAAATGGAACTTTTTGTTCATTTCTTCGAACTAAGAGTGCCCCCGCCAAAACCATGATTCCTTAATCCTCGATGCACCGAAGGGTTAAAGTAGCCCAACCTTGGTCTAAGTGTATTGGGCTCCTGCCCAAGACCCCTACGGGGCTGGCGCGCAAAAATGCCGTCATGGCATTTTTGTCACTTTTGAACTTCTTGGATTTTTGGATATAAAACGATCATTAAAAAAGCTTTAGTTACAGCTAAAAAGCGCCGAATAGTACGTAACTTGTCGTGGTTACGCATATCGGACCTCCTTTGTTCTTTCGGACAATGAGGTTCACCAAAAACGGATTTGGCGGAAGCAAAATCCGTTTTTGCATTTTTAAGACCTACTTATTTAGTGCGAAGATCTTCTGGTGTATCAATCTGTCTGAATGGATCGGCTTTGATAAAGGCCGGGTGTTTGGTGCAGTTTTCATAAATCTTAGTGAGCGTTTTGTATTTGCTGGTGTCGACTTTGAAGCGATTGCTGGTCAGCATTTGCGGGATTAAGAAAACATCGGCCATGGTGATTTCGTCACCAAAGGTGTATTTGCCAGAAAACTCGCTCGCAATATTTTCTAAGGTTTCTAAGCCTTGTGGCAACCAATGGGCCATCCAGCCTTCTTTCATTTCTTGGGAATATTGGTGCTTGGTTTCCATGTACTTCAGGGTTTTTAAATTACCCATTGGGTGCATAAAGGAATTGATGACTTCGCAGAACTGACGAATACGGGCTCGTTTGTAAGGGTCTTTTGGCAGCAAAGGGTTTTGGGGGAAGACTTCATCAAGATATTCCACAATGGCAAAAGATTCTGGAATTGCCTGACCATTATGAACCAACGTTGGTAATCCCCCTAAGGGATTTAGCTTCAAGTAAGCGGGATCTCGTTGTTCGTTTTTTAAAAGATTCACGGCTTTGTAGTCATAGTCCAAACCTTTAAGGTTTAAGGCTAAGCGAACGCGGTAAGAAGTAGAGCTTCGAAAATAGTTGTAAAGAACCAAACCAGCCATGATAATTCCTTTAGATAATTGTTTAGAGTTTCCGTCTGAAACTTATATTCAGTCAAAGGACTTTGCGGTGCCGAATCGGTTTATCTTTTCGCTGCGTTTTTCAACGAAGGTCTTTTTTAGACTTTCGATGCTGGCTTTGATCATGATCGTTTTCATGACACTCTTCCGATTGAATCTGTACTTTCTTTCTGTCTTTCATGCGACACCGGATGCCGTTTTTGTAGAGGTCGCTCAGTCCTTCCTGGCGGGGTTTCGCTTTGATGTGCTGATTTTTGGATTTTTAATGATCCCGATTTATTTCTTGCTGATGATTCAGGCCTTTAGTGAAAAATGGCCCAGCGGAGTTTTGATCGGGTATAAGATTTATTTCGGGATTGTGTGGTCCTTAATCTGTGTGCTGACTTACATAGATTTTTTCCATTTTTCCAGATACGGGGCGCGCATGCGCTTTGCGGATTACACCTCGTGGAATTTTGCAAAATTAGTAGAAGAGATGGAGCTTTTGCAGCGCCATCAGGTTTTGATTTTCAGTGTGATCACAGTGATGTTATTAAGCTTAGGCTATATGCTGACAAAGTCGCTGCGCTTTGGTGAGTGGAAGGATGAGTTCTCTCCGCAAGCAGGATCAAAAATCGAAGTCGTTTGGCGTGTGGTGTTTCCTTTATTGATCGTATTCTTGGCCGCCCGTGGCACCGTTGATGCGCATCATCTGGGTTTAGAGCACAGCGAAGTATCCAGCATGAAACCTATAAACGAAATGGCTTTAAGTCCAGTCTGGTGTTTCGATAAGTGAAACGCTTCGCTGTCCCTTTGCGTCGCAAGGGGCCGTTAGCAGATGGCAACAGCCTCATTTTGTGGGATTATTTAGATCAGCTTCCTTTAAGGATGCATTGGAGGATTTTAGTATGAAAAAGCTAACACTTGCTTTGGTAGCTATTCTTGGTTTTGCAGCAACGCCAGCGATGGCCGATATTGATTACGGTTTAGAAGTGGGCATTCGTCAGCAGTCGGGTGACGTAAAAAGTGGTTCTACGGATTCGCAAATGGGTTTGCAATTTGGCGCGACAGTGCATGCACCCCTTTCAGGTCCTTGGCATCTTCGTACCGGTATGTTGTACACCCAACGTCCGTTGGTTGTTAAAGCGACTCCGGATAATAAAGTCACCATGAACTACTTGGATATCCCGGTCGCTCTTATGTACAAGTTTGAAGAAGGTGCGGGCGTTTATGCCGGTATTTCTTTAGCGATGAATTTGGATAAAAAAGCAGATTCTGGAACGGTTGAAGATGTAAAGTCACCAATGACTCCGTTTATTTTAGGTGCGACTTTCAAGTTTGCCGAAAATCTTGGCGCGGGAATCTATTACGAAACAGCTAGTGGTGAAGCCGCTAAAAATTTAGAAAACTATCGCGCCGTGGGCGCAAACTTGATGATCACTTTTGATTAATACTAAATAGGGACTTGTCGTGAAACTTGGTTCATTAAAGTCCCCACACAGCCGTGATGGGGAACTTTGCGTTGTAAGCAAAGATTTAAAAACGGCAGTAAAGGCGACACAAATCGCACCGAACTTGCGTGAAGCCTTAGAGCATTGGAAAGATAAAGAATCTGCTTTGCAGAAGCTTTATACAGATCTTAATGCGGGCACTGCGAAAGACTCATTCTTGGTGAATGAATCTGAATTCCATTCCGCGATGCCACGCACGTGGCTTTTTGCTGACGGCTCAGCTTTCATTCATCATATCAAGCTTGTGCGTATGGCGCGTAAAGCTCCATTGCCAGAGACTTTAGAAACCGTTCCTTTGATGTATCAAGGGGAATGCGGTCAGTTCTTAGCACCGACTGAAGATATTCCACAGCGTGATTTTTCTCACGGGACGGACTTTGAAGGTGAAGTGGGTGTGATCACGGATTTTGTACCGATGGGAATCACCCCGGAAGAAGCCTTAAAGAAAATCCGCTTATTAGTTTTAATTAACGACGTTTCTTTACGCGGCTTGATTCCAGAGGAATTAGCGCAAGGTTTTGGGTTTTTCCAAAGTAAACCAGCTTCAGCACTTTCGCCATTCACGGTGACTCCGGATGAGTTAGGCACATCTTATCAAAATGGCCGTATCAATTTGCCGTTAACGGTGAATTATAATGGTGAATTCTTTGGTAAGGCCAATGCGGGTGCCATGCACTTTCACTTTGGTCAGTTGATCGCGCACGCAGCGAAAACTCGTAACTTAGCAGCAGGCTCTATTATTGGAAGCGGAACAGTTTCTAATGATGTTCAAGGGGCAGGTTCAAGTTGTTTGGCTGAAAAGCGTATGATTGAACAAATTGAAACAGGTTCTATTAAAACGCCATTTATGAAGGCTGGGGACACCATCGAGATGGAAATGCTTGATGAAAAAGGTCACAGCATTTTTGGGCGTATCTTTCAAAAAGTGAAGGCCGTTTAAGCCTTCACTTGTTCTTAAGCTCCGGCTTTCCCGGAGCTCTGATCTAAGTCTTAGTTAACAGCTTCAATAATTCCACACGCAATACGCGCGCCAGAGTTTCCAGCTGGTTGAGATTTAAAATCGTCTTTGTCTTTATGAATAACAACCGCGCGACCTAAGATGCCGTTGGGTGCAGATTTCAAAGTCACGCCATTAACTGTGATTGTTGATTTCGCCACACCTTTGCCATTCGCCATTAGATTTCCAAGATCCCCTTCGTGACGAGCTTTTGAATCTAAAGAACCATGTTGATGAGTGCTGCTGACAGTAAAGTGAGGTCCCGCAGACGCAAAATCCGCTTTGCTGCAATCGCCGACTTCGTGGATGTGGAAACCATGAGGTCCGGCTTTCAAGCCTTCAACCATCGACTCAACTTTCATGGCACCATTTTCTTCAGTGAAATGAATGATGCCTTTCACCTTTTGGCCATTAGCTGCCTTTAGAACGGCTTGAGCACGTGTGGGTGCTGGAGCTACTGGCGTTACCGCCGCTGTTGTTTCTTCTGCTTTCTTTTGAGAGTGCGAGCAAGAAATCATCATTGCCGAAATCAAGGTCAGAGCGATCACCGTTTTCATCAAATACTCCTTTGTTGTTAAAAACAGGAAATATTCTAACACTGTCAAAATAGAACGGCCAAGAGCATTATAAGATGACACGACCTTCACGAGCTCTGAAGCTTAAGACTCCGAGGAGATTTTATGATCTTAAATGCGCTATTGGCTTTTTCTGTTTCTCTTGTCATCGCACAGGAAAAAGTTCAGGTAAAAAACGTCACACCCCAAGGTTATGTAAAATCAGTGGATCAGATTCGCATTGAGTTCGCAAAACCCATGGTTAAGTTCGGCGAGATAAACTTAGCATTTCCGGCTAAAAGCAATTGTTTTCAAGGAGGTCAAGGGCGCTGGGTCGATACTCGTAATTGGGTTTATGACTTTAAAGAAACTTTACCCGGTGGTAAATCTTGCGGCATTTCTGTTGGTGATAAGGATTTTAAATTTAACACGGGTGGATCGCACATCGTTTCTGTATTTCCTCGTCAGTATCGTCCGATTGAGCCAGATCAAAATTTTATCCTCATTTTAGACAGCCCCGTAAAAAAGGACACAGTGGCAAAAGGGGCTTATTTTGTCGTGGCTGGATTAGGGGATCGCATCCCACTGCAAGTGGTTGAGGGATCGGAAGCAAATAAAGTCAAAGCAGCTGCTGAAAAAGAATATAAATACGAAGATGAAGAGTTAAAAAAGAAATACTGGATCGTAGTTAAATCTTCACGTCTTTTCCCACCACAAGCGGAAGTCAGCCTTGTCTGGGGTAAAGAAGTTCAATCGGAATCAGGTAGTACTTCGCCAGAACCAGAAAATTTTGCTTTTACGGTGGTGGAACCCTTTAAAGCAAGTTTTTCTTGCGAACGTGAAGCCGCGAATAAACCTTGTGTGCCTATTTTAGGTTTCCGCTTAAGTTTTTCAGGCTCTATTTCAACAGCAGATGCGAAGAAAATTTATTTAGAAGGTGCAGACAAAAATAAAATTTACGCTTCCGGTTTAGATGATCCCAAAGATCGCACCACGTTGCTTGAGTTTAAAGGCCCCTATCCACAAAAAGCCGAATATCAACTGGTGATTCCTTCAGGTCTTAAAGATGAAAATGGACGAGAGCTCAGTAACAAGGCGCAATTCCCTTTAAAAGTAAAAACGGGCGAAGATCCGGCGTTGTTAAAATTTTCAGCCTCTTTTGGTTTGTTAGAAGCGGGGCCAGAGGCGGCGATTGCTGTCACACTACGCAGAGTTGAAAAATCCTTAAGCACGCAGTTTATGGGATGGACGGGACAGTTGACGGCCGATAAGTTTGCGCAAATTCTTAAGGTTCTCAACGAAATCGAAAATAATCCTTACGATTCCACGCGATTAAAAAGCATGAAGTCTTTCCCCGCAAAAAAGATTCAAGTGCAAAAGCCTTTGAAGGCTTCGGACGTGGAAGTTGTGGGAATTCCACTTAAAGAAAATGGCTTTTATGCCGTTGAAATTGAAAGCCCTTTGTTAGGACAAAGTTTATTAGATAAGAAAACGCCTTATTTTGTTAGAACAGCGGCATTAGTCACAAGTATGACGACTCATGTGAAATACAACGACGATGAAGCCTGGGTGTGGGTGACGCGTTTGCAGGACGCCCACGTGGTCGACGGTGCTAAGATAAAAATCTATGACGTCAAGGGCCAAGAAGTGGCCCAAGGGATCAGCGGTGCCCAAGGCATGGCGCGCTTAAAGTTTAATAAACCGGTTTCAAAACTTCCTAATATTTCTGAAGGACGTTACACATCTGGGTTTTTTGTAGTTGCTGAAAAAGGAAATGATTTTACATTCACTCATTCATCTTGGGATAACGGGATTGAAAACTGGCGCTTCCAATTAGGTCTTTATGGCGGTGATTCAGGAGTTATCGGACATGCGATTTTAGATCGCACGCTATTCCGCCCCGAAGAAAAGCTTTCAGCTAAAATTCTTATCAGAAAAACTGCTGAAAAAGGTTTAAGCCTGCCGAGTGGAAAAGAGTGGCCAAGCAAGGTCAGCTTTAATCACGAATCGGGTGTTCAAAATTTTGATCTCCCTTTGAAGTGGAATAAAAAGACCGGCGTGGCTTTGGTTAACTGGGCGCTCCCCGCCGGCATCAAGATGGGTTCTTGGTCCATGACTTTAAAAGTTCCTAAGGGAAGTTCTGATCTGAATGTGGGGCAATTTTCGGTGGACGCATTTCGTATTCCACTTATGCAGGTGCAGATTCAAGGTCAGCCCGAATATATGTTAGAAAAGAATATCGCGCTTCAATCGCAAGTTCGATATTTCTCTGGCGGGGCCGCGCCTAACTTGCCAATCAAGGTTCGTTGGAGTGTGGAACCCGACGGATTTGTGCCGCAAGATTCTGATTTGCAAGATTATAGCTTTGCAAACGGATCCGTGAAAGAAGGTGTATTCCGTTCAGGTGAAGACGAAGGCGCCCGTCATATCCCTCAAGCTGGGACCTTGGAGGTGAAGACAAATGATCAAGGTGTCGCAGATATCAAGATTAATAGTATTAAGTATTCTGCGGGTCCTCAACGACTGCGTGCTGAAGTGGAATATAAAGATCCAAATGGTGAAATTAAAAATTCCGTAAGATCATTTGGCTTATGGCCGTCGCAATTGGTTTTAGGTATTAAAACCAAATCATGGTGGGCAACCCAAAGCTCAGTGGAATTTGAGGTCGTAGCTTTAGATGTCATGCAAAAACCCCAAGTGGGGCAAAAAGTTCAGGTCGATCTTTATACCAGCAATTACTATTCACATCGTAAGCGTTTGGTGGGTGGTTTTTACGCCTATGAAGATTTCACCGAAAATAAGAAAATCGGCGAGCTTTGTCGCGGCGAAACCAACGCCCAGGGACTTTTTAGTTGTGTGGGACAAAGCAAAGTGAGCGGTTCGGTCTTAGCCGTTGTTCGATCCAAAGACAGCAAAGGTCGGGAAAGCTTTGCGCGGGTTAATCAATGGATTGTGAAGCCTGGCGAAAACCAATGGTTTGGTTCTGATGATCACGATCGCGCGGATCTGATTCCATTCAGAAAATCCTATGATCCGGGTGAAGTGGCAGAACTGCAATTGCGCACTCCTTTCCCAGAAGCAAAAGTCTTAGTGACGGTGGAGCGTGATTCGATTCTTTATTCAGAAGTCATTGATGTGAAAGGCGATCGTCCTGTCATCAAAGTGCCTATAAAAAAAGAATATGCCCCGAACGTGGTGATTTCTGCTTTTGCTGTGCGGGGGCGTCTTAATGGTCCAAAACCTACGGCGTTGATTGATTTAGGTAAGCCTTCGATGAAATTAGGAATGGCGAATGTCCGTGTGGGCTTAAAGGAAAATACTTTAAAAGTCTCGGTTCAATCGGATCGCAAAACCTATAAGGCTCGGGATAAGTCTCAAATTACAGTGAAGGTGCAAGACTTCAAAGGTCGTCC from Bdellovibrio bacteriovorus encodes:
- a CDS encoding alpha-2-macroglobulin family protein is translated as MILNALLAFSVSLVIAQEKVQVKNVTPQGYVKSVDQIRIEFAKPMVKFGEINLAFPAKSNCFQGGQGRWVDTRNWVYDFKETLPGGKSCGISVGDKDFKFNTGGSHIVSVFPRQYRPIEPDQNFILILDSPVKKDTVAKGAYFVVAGLGDRIPLQVVEGSEANKVKAAAEKEYKYEDEELKKKYWIVVKSSRLFPPQAEVSLVWGKEVQSESGSTSPEPENFAFTVVEPFKASFSCEREAANKPCVPILGFRLSFSGSISTADAKKIYLEGADKNKIYASGLDDPKDRTTLLEFKGPYPQKAEYQLVIPSGLKDENGRELSNKAQFPLKVKTGEDPALLKFSASFGLLEAGPEAAIAVTLRRVEKSLSTQFMGWTGQLTADKFAQILKVLNEIENNPYDSTRLKSMKSFPAKKIQVQKPLKASDVEVVGIPLKENGFYAVEIESPLLGQSLLDKKTPYFVRTAALVTSMTTHVKYNDDEAWVWVTRLQDAHVVDGAKIKIYDVKGQEVAQGISGAQGMARLKFNKPVSKLPNISEGRYTSGFFVVAEKGNDFTFTHSSWDNGIENWRFQLGLYGGDSGVIGHAILDRTLFRPEEKLSAKILIRKTAEKGLSLPSGKEWPSKVSFNHESGVQNFDLPLKWNKKTGVALVNWALPAGIKMGSWSMTLKVPKGSSDLNVGQFSVDAFRIPLMQVQIQGQPEYMLEKNIALQSQVRYFSGGAAPNLPIKVRWSVEPDGFVPQDSDLQDYSFANGSVKEGVFRSGEDEGARHIPQAGTLEVKTNDQGVADIKINSIKYSAGPQRLRAEVEYKDPNGEIKNSVRSFGLWPSQLVLGIKTKSWWATQSSVEFEVVALDVMQKPQVGQKVQVDLYTSNYYSHRKRLVGGFYAYEDFTENKKIGELCRGETNAQGLFSCVGQSKVSGSVLAVVRSKDSKGRESFARVNQWIVKPGENQWFGSDDHDRADLIPFRKSYDPGEVAELQLRTPFPEAKVLVTVERDSILYSEVIDVKGDRPVIKVPIKKEYAPNVVISAFAVRGRLNGPKPTALIDLGKPSMKLGMANVRVGLKENTLKVSVQSDRKTYKARDKSQITVKVQDFKGRPAANGEVVLVAVDEGLLELRDNKSWNLLQEMMKMREHRMEFATAQTLVIGRRHFGLKALPIGGDGGGGLRRELFDSLLYWNPSVKLNAQGEAKVEVPLNDSTTSFRIVAIATQGLDEFGTGWTSIQSSQDIMIMPGLAGVARQGDDFAAGFTVRNATKEKQQIAVSLKTLPDVSGFGVQMVSLSPGESKEVQWNIKVPVTASLDYIVTAKTPQGKFLDEIKKAQKVLPVRVARVYQSEWGQWPEFSKLSLQAPEGASQKSLVFEVSEGLGGSTTGLKEYWENYYYNCLEQQVSKAVSLKDKKLWSQISAKFGSYLDSNGLLKYFPSSTEGSVILTAYVLSVANEAGLEIDDGIEDRMLYALSQYAEGRLKTNDFSYADGNLRKVMVFEALSRHRRLNLDLLTSIEYLPSQWPLHTLVEWYQILLWEKDAPNRAKELQNLESILRNKFYFSAKRLQLRDEGLEKMPWMMRDTESALIRLVLTTMSQESWQSDVPRLYSGLISRQENGNWQTTTNNAWGRVMMDKVKQKYSKDKVEGSFSFKLGTQTATHSWAKAQEGAYELPWQTENLTTWNQQGAGKPWITVSVKAAVPVTKPIFAGFNVEKTITPVNQKKKGAWSVGDVAKVTLKVKTPAPQSWVVIEDPVPAGASILQSSFATATERKEELIRSYYSWFNSEETMEYTIRFNQPGAFVLPISRVEAMYSPDLFAELPESQWVIEK